The Arachis ipaensis cultivar K30076 chromosome B05, Araip1.1, whole genome shotgun sequence nucleotide sequence TAGAATAAAGAACACCCTTAGAGTCGGCAAGAAGAAGGTGAATGAGTTCCGACGGAAGCCTATTCAAAAGAGAAACGCAGAACTCGAAGAACCTATTTTTGTCAGAAAATCAACACACTTCTCTCATGACATGGTAGATAGTGACATCCCACTCAAGAGGAATGAATTTATTTCACAATGTCTGCGAATTCCGGAAATCTCCGGCATTATCATGAATAATCTAGAGAGCCACCATGTAATTACTTTTACATTCTACCCTTCTGTACCCAAACTGCCACGCCAACCACAAACCATGGCGAATAGCTATTAGTTCCGCTGCGAAGTTGCCGGCGAAACCAATATGACTAACGAATCCGGCAATGCAGTTGCCATATTGATCTCTAAGCAAGCCACCACATCCAGCTCTTCCTGGATTTCCTCTTGAACTTCCATGCACGTTGAGTTTGATAGCCCCTTTCAGACGGTGGAACCTAACGAACTAACTGTTGGTTTATGGTATAACCAGAAATATTTAGGACAGAGATATAAGAAAAATACGTAGGTGAAAGGAATGGGAATCACACATTTTTACTTTACTGAAGCAGTACATTTATAGGATTTTAATCTATGACACTACCACATCACCACTAAACTAGGAAGTGGGATGAACAGAAACTGCCACATACCCACTAGATAAGGAAGTGGAATAACAAAAACTACTTTTCTCTTAAAGTGCAGGAACCACTAATTGACTAAAACAACAAActgaaacaataataaaaaaaaacttaatgCAGTCCAAAAGCAAATAATTAACACTCCTCCTTGCTTTAGGATCTGCAAACTCCAATTTTCTGCCTCAATAGCTCAAACTTGCTGACAGGAAGTGGCTTTGTAAACAAATCTGCCAATTGATCTTTTGACCTGCAATAAACCAAAGTTATTTCTCCATTTTGCTGCATCTCTCTTAAGAAGTAGAGCTTGATGTTAAAATGTTTAGTCTTGCCATGACACATCGGATCCTTTGAAATCGCAATTGCTGCCTGGTTGTCGATAAACACTTCTGTCTTGTGATTCTGTTGGAGATGTAAATCACATAAGATCTTTTTCAGCCACAAAACTTGATTTACAGCTGCTGTTGCTGCTATGAATTCAGATTCTGCAGTGGATTGTGCTACTGTCTCCTGCTTCTTTGTGCACCATGAAAAAACTCCTGAGCCTAAACTGAAACAATATCCGGAAGTGCTCTTCATGTCATCAATGGATCCAGCCCAGTCACTATCAGAGAATCCACACAACTTGAAATTTTGACAGCTCTCAAACTTCACACCATAATCAACAGTACCTTTAATATATCTCAATACCCTTCTTGCTGCCTTTAAATGCATTTCACTAGCACAATGCATAAATCGAGAGAGAAGACTTACAGCAAACAAAATGTCCGGCCTTGTTGCAGTGAGATACATTAAACATCCAATCAAGCTCCTGTAATAGCCTTCATCAACTTTATCAGCACCATCTTCTTTGCTCAGCTTCTCCTTTTGGTTCATTGGTGTGCTAACCGCTTTGCACTCCTCCATCTGGAATTTTTTTAAGATTTCCTTAGCATATTTTTTTTGACATATGAACACATCATCCTCATTTTGTTTGATCTCAATTCCAAGAAAATAAGACATAAGACCAAGATCAGTCATTTCAAAAACTTGCATCATTTCTTGCTTGAATTCTTCAACCAAACTTGTATTATCTCCAGTTACTAAAAGATCATCAACATAGAGGGAAACTATGAGAAAATTTTTTCCCTTATGTTTTACATAAAGAGTGGCCTCAGACAAGCTTTTTACAAAGCCTATGCTCAATAGGTGTTCATTTATCCTACTGTACCAAGCTCTTGGTGCTTGTTTTAATCCATAAAGGGCTTTTTTTAGTAGATAGACTTTATCTTCTTCTCCATGCATAACAAATCCCTCTGGCTGCTCCACATATATCTCTTCTTGTAAAACGACTACCTTGTAACGATGGAGTTCTTTGAGGTCCTGCCACATCAGTGTGGATGAGTTGCAGCTTTTGAGAGGCTCTCCAAACTGTTTTGGGAAATGACACTCTATTTTGTTTACCAAATTGACAGGCATTACAATTTGGCAAATGATCAGAGAGTATTGGTAGaccttcaatcatatctttcctCTTCATGTTCAGCATCCTTTGAATATGACAGTGACCAAGTCGCTTATGCCAGAGTTCAGTGGGACTAAAGAATGCTGTGATACCAATTTGTTGGTTTATGGTATAACCAGAAATATTTAGGACAGAGATATAAGAAAAATACGTAGGTGAAAGGAATGAGAATCACACATTTTTACTTTACTGAAGCAGTACATTTATAGGATTTTAATCCATGACACTACCACATCACCACTAAACTAGGAAGTGGGATGAACAGAAACTACCACATACCCACTAGATAAGGAAGTGAAATAACAAAAACTACTTTTCTCCTAAAGTGCAGGAACCACTAATTGACTAAAACAACAAActgaaacaataataaaaaaaaacttaatgcagtccaaaaataaataattaacactAACATTCTTTACATACAAACACAATAAATTGTCAAACCAAACACAACTATATTCGATCTTTATTGCAATATTCAAAGATGCTATCAAGAGATATTTACTTGGCCTAGACTTCGTTAATGTGATGCGATATGATGAACAAAGCTTGAATTAGAGCTCGGTCGGTTGATAGTGTATGTAATGGTATGCGCAATGAAAGTTCTGTTCAGtttttgtatataaaaataatagaatgtgactattttttttttcaagagaagATTTCTAATAATGTATTGAACTGTTGATTTTTAATTTACGAATCTTAACAACCTGCAACCTGCAAGTAATAATGATTTTCATATTTTGAATTCAAGATTgggataaaatatttttcattttgaaatttctggtattttcaaaattttacctAGATATAATATCTATCCAAATATACTAACATATTAATATATCAATATTTTTAACTAACATATATTTTGAATttgctataaaaataaaattaacaataattTAANNNNNNNNNNNNNNNNNNNNNNATATAAGCGTCATGAAACATTAAAATAACTTCTTTGTTATAcataaattcattaaaaatattataatatattgTTTTAAGTGAATAAAATAGGCTAGAATCTAATAATTATTCAAAATATTGTTACTTATCATCATTAAATAGTACATACATAAAACGTCATCTCTTATAAAAACTgaatctaacaaaagaaaaatttagtAATGATTCCGTTAGAGActccaaaaatatttttagagAGAATCTCGtcaagaaaattttattttatgctCAGTTTAAATTCAATCTATTTTTATTAAGAGTAAGATTTAATTTACTCAAGTAGTTCAAACTAACTTTAACCAATTTTCTTATTGAAAGCATTTAGTTTTAACTAAGACTGgatttaattgaaatttttatTGTTTCAGTTGTGGATTATATTACATTTTAACATTCTTATTacctcaattaaaaaaaatccattcttaattttttttaatttaaagacaAATAAGTTATTGactaattgaaaatataaaaacatcTTTTACCTTCTAAAATATGAATAAGAAgacctttttcattttgaattcttatTACTTTTtcatattgaaaaataataagagatGTCTTAAACTTTTTATCATCCTTACACGAACAATTGGTTTATGGTATAGAAGAAATACATGTATACGTGATACTAGATATTGGATGTTAACGAATTATTTAGAAACCAACTATAAATATAGTTATCCAAATTTATCCTGCTACTGTCAATTTTAATAGGGATTTAAAAAAATGAAACCCTTAATGAAACCCTTCTATATTCATCTGTAATTATGAATTGAATCTTGACGAATGATTAATGAAATTGAATCAAGAAAACtagacatttaaatttttttgtccaataaataaattttttgaaaaaacttAAATACCGTAATTTAAAAGGTAAAAGacgtttttatatttttaatttatcaaaaatttatttgtctttGAATTAATAAGCCTGgacttatttgttttttttttaaatcatacttCTTCTCGAAACAAATGTTTTGGGCTTAGTTATAGGCTTTGAACTCAGGCCTAGATATCTCAGATTACTCCAAATTCCAAAGTTTtctcaaaggaaaaaaaaaaatacgATGAGGAGAGAAAGGTCTTCGTCCACATGAGCTTAGTTTCAGTGAAGTGGTGTGGTTGCGATGTCTCCATCGAACGAACTTCCGAAACGAATTTCTGAAAATTGAAGCAATTTAAAGTGCCTCAGCAACTGTGTGGTGTATTTTCCTTTTGTTTCTCGAGAAAGTGTGTTAGATAGAGGAAGAGAACACGATGGAAACGATGAACAGAGCCTTCGAGAAAGTGAAGATCATGGTAGGAATGGAAGTCGAAGACGAAGAGCAGCGAGCTACTGCATTGGACGACAGCAGCTCTTACGCATTCATGGACGAATTCAACCGCAACTGCACCTTGTCCACCAAACAGGTATTCCTTTCGAGTTTCGATTCAAccgtttttggttgcttgttttttTGTGTGTGAGATAAAACAACGTATTATGAGCTGAGAAAGGAAAATAGAAGGGAAAAAATCGAGTGAAATTTGATTATTCGATTTCCGAAATGTAAGTGTTAGCTGGATCTGTGCTTCAGTTGTGGCATTTTTGACATTGCGATCTCGTAGCGTGTGATTATGCATTTGTGTCATTTTCAACGTTCAGAGGATTTGATATTTTAGCTTAATTTTACTGTTGTTATATTTGGATGTGTGTGTAGTGTTGATTTAGTAGATAGATGGCATGGAAATTGTGGATCTGAGTGTCGTTGGACGAGAAAGGTTGCTCTACTTAGGGAGTTAATCTCAGTGAGATTTCGGTTGGTCTTCAATGCTTTAATTATGAATGAGCTGGATGCAATATAGAGGTAGAGAATTGCATGGTCAGTGTTGCTTTAAGGAAGAAGATGTTGCTGTGTTTTTGTCCTTGGACGATATCATATTGGGAAATTAATCAAGTGACATGGCGACTGGGTACTTGAGATATCCTTTTTGTTCTAGAAATGTTATGTGTTGAATTTTGTGTTGTTAGAAGATAATTTATGCTGGAGTTTAGGTGATGCGTGAAAATTGTTGGCGGGTCGTTTGTAGAGAAATTATGAATATCTTCACCAAAATGCTTTGGGAAATATTTCTTAGGAAATCTATGAATTGGACGAGTCATGAATGCAGTACTTTTGTTATTGGTATGAATACTTATGAGTTATACAGGTTATATAAGAGTGGTATAGTATAACTTTGAGGCTTGTTTGTGTTGTAAGATGTGACTTTGTTACTAAGCAGAGATAATTTTGATGGATTGTGTTTCTAAGGTGATGAATATTATTGTTTGGGTCAAGAATTACATATACAGGACTTTTGAATAATGAATTTGTTTCCCATTCAGATTACTTTTATTGTGGGAGATTGGTTTGTTAGGACTTTATGCAATGTAGCACCAATTTTGTTGATTTTTCCCATTAGAACCACAGGAGTAGTGGATCTGTTAACCCTTTAAGCTGATGTTTGTCTTATCCTAATCTGTTGCTATTGTTTCTgtattgttttaattttgtattgAAACATGTCATTATGTGTCAACGAGTCAACCTCCTCTAGTTTTCTTCCTTACTGGAAATCTTTGTCATCTTAAAACCTGTGTTGTTTTCACTCGGTAAGCTTTCTATATGTGAACTGTTGGACTAATAAGCTCTCTGTTTATGAGCAGAGGTTATATGGTTTTGCAATATGCTTTTCGGCTGGATTAACTTTTACACTATTGGTAAGTCTATAAGCATGATTTTTCTTTCTAATTAGAACTTCTGCTATATATTAGCTTTTGGTTTAGTGCAAATTATTCTTCATAATGAAACCTTTTGTTGTATCCTTTTCTTTTTGAACTATAAAAGAatcttattattaaaaaaaaaaccaaagagAAGAATACAACTATGATTCTTTCGGTACTTTCTGTATAATCTTAGGTTTTTATCTCCAACTTATATTTGACTACATGGCTAGAAACTAATGTAGTGTCATTTATTCTTACCATTGTACAGTCAATGCTTGTTTTTCTCAAACCAATCAAGTTTGCGGTAGCATTCACTCTTGGCAATTTGCTTTCACTTGGAAGGTATTGACTGTTTTGGAGCTGGATAATGACTGATTCAGTGATTCTTGAACCCCCCCTCCTTCCTCCCTCTCTTAGTGGTTTGACATTCATTATAATGTGCATCTAATCTTGTGTTGTTCTTGTATAGTTGCTGTAAGTAGCTAGATTGATCAGTGTTGAGGGATTGCTGGTCTTATAATGATAGTTTCCCCATACGTGCCTTGAATGTATACTCTGCCTTCTCTCATCATTTGAGGAATTGATGCCCATGTCCCTCTTTGTATTTATTACTAAATTAACTGTTTTCTTGTTACACCTTATTCTTTCATCTTAATCCATAAGTGTTTAACATTTTAAATTAACATTGACAATAATTTACAGCCAAAAAAGTGTGGATGGCTTTTGTTTATTTATGTTCTGTTAAATTTGGTGTAATAGTTGTTTTGATTTCTTCAAATGATAAGTTGGAGTCTTTTATGATGGCAGCACAGCCTTCCTCATTGGTCCTAAACGGCAATTCACAATGATGCTTGATCCTGTTCGTATCTATGCCACAGCCATATACATTGCAAGTATGATCATTGCTTTGTTCTGTGCTCTATATGTAAGTAAAAGTGCATCTCTTTAGATTCTTCTATTTCCGCACTGaaaaaaccaaaaggaaaggaaaaacGTTCTTTTTATTAAATGGCATTTCATCTTATTGGTTTTGCACTGAGCAGGTTCATAACAAGTTGCTAACACTTCTGGCAATTATTTTGGAGTTTGGAGCACTGATTTGGTACGTCATATTTTATAGTTTCCAAATGCCTTCCATGtaacttatttttatattttcttctgTTTAAGTCCATTAAATACATGTGCTGTATGTGCGAGTCAATTGTGGGGAGACTTCTAGATAAGTTCAATTGGCAACTTTTCTGGTTTCTGGCACTAGCAAAAAAGAGATTCTGAAAATCTATGGAGTTAACAAAAGACCTGTTTTTATTTGAAATGGCTTGGGTCCTCTCTAATTAACGTGATATGGTTTAACTCAGCCAAAGTACACTGGGGGGAAAAGAATAAAAATCTAACGTGTGCATCACCCTTTGTTTGGCCATTTCAATTTATTGGATGCAATATGATTCTATTATGGCCTCATCTCTGTTACTCTCTTGTAAAACTGACTATTTTCTGATATTTTGATTGACAGGTATAGCTTGAGCTACATCCCTTTTGCTAGATCCATGGTTTCTAAAATCATGGTTTCATGCTTCGATACTGAGTTTTAGATCTTACACTGAAGCCACAATAGCCTTGTCAAATGAATCGCATTGAACCCCTCTCAATATATTTGTTATCCAAAGGAAAGGGATTTTGGCTGCTGAACTGCGAGTCTGAAATACAATGAACGGATTGGTGATTCTGAATTGCTTGCACCTCCATGGAGGATTAGGTTCCACTTGAAAGTAACAAGTAAAATCATGTGCATTTGTCGTGTACTGTGTATGGGCTAATATAAAGATTTCGTTTATCCTAACTTTGCCCTCTCCTGACTGTTTTATCCCCAATTTCATGTTGGAACTTCAAATCCACATGCTGCTTGAGGGAAAACCATGTTTCAGTGTGCAACCTTTTATTCGAAAGTTAAAAAGGGGAGATGTATTTTAGAGGCCTCATATACCACAATTTTGTTCGTAATAGCTGACGTTTGAGAATCTTGAATATATGTTTTGCATTTTCATGCATGCATTACACAATTTCAAACCTTTTCTTTATATGCATGTTTCGGAGACTACTAGAAAGTCAATATTTTTAGTAGGAAGAAAATAGAGAATTGGCTAGTGTTGATTCAAATATAAGACAtacaaaggaaaaatattattggtcATTTTACATTTCTCATATTAATTTTAATGTAGTTATTTTTGCTTAgagtgaatcaaaattaaattttaaataataactcTCTGCAATTGATTGCATGGAATTAAGAGATCAGGTGTCTTTACAttacaattttgaaaaatgtaatattaaaaataaagtattaaataaaaattgtaaTTACTTAATGTTTATAAGAATTCGAAATACACATTAAAGAAGCATAAGATTAATGGACAATGAACTACAGTTTGATGTACAATTGTAacaatgaatattttttttgctATAATAAGACTAGAAATCCAGGAGATCCAACAAATATGAATGTTTCAAATGGTATCAGCAGCTGTAAAACCAAAAGAAGCATAAGACATAGAACCACCATCCCAACTGTCATGGATAACCTTGGCCTTTGCTTTTTCACCAGCAGCCCCCATTGCCACATGCAATGGGAAGAAATGATCCGGCCATGGATGAGCCATTTTTGCATATGGTGCCTTCTCTTCGTACTCATTTACATCCTCAAATCTGTGTTACAGCCATGGAATTGCAAAGCAAGCACTTATTATATTAACAGACATaagatagaaaaaaaaagtgttGAGCTAGTTGAAAGGATTAGATACCTTCCATCAAGAAGAGAGGTTTTCAACCAGGACATGAATGCTGAAGCCCAGGGAGCTGGAGGGGTATTCCGAGGCGCGATTGCCCTGAGGTTATGGGTGGCACTCCCAGAGCCAATGATAAGAACACCTTCATCCTTGAGAGATGCCAATGCCTTCCCCATGTTGTAGTGGTAAGTTGCACCTCTGCCTGTTGAGACAGAGAGTTGGCACACTGGAATGTCTGCCTCCGGATACATCAAGAAGAGAGGCACCCAAGCGCCGTGGTCAAGCCCCCGCCTCCGGTCCTCCTTCACACGGCTGAACCCGGCTGATGTTAGTAGTTCTTTCACCCTCTTAGCCAATTCTGGTGCCCCTGGTGCTGGATACTTGATCTGCTTTGCAACAGTTACTCAATATGACAGCTCTATTTGAGTTATTCTAACAAACTTTgcattatgtttttatttttcgatattgtttattttcttaattttgtaaatagaaagtaaaatagaaaataaaattttgtttttactgattttttttgtttttatatatattatactcACAACTAAAGAAAAACTCTATTTAAAATAAGAGTTTAAGTTAATGATGAACTATATCTTAAATAGTCATCTTCTTATTAGTTGTAACCATATTTAAGTGATGCTCTAAAATTATTTAAGAATTTCTTGATACTCACTTAAAAGTGAAGCAGAGAATATGTATTAATTAATCAACCTCCTAATcatgattttaaattaaattagcaTACAGCTTCCTTGCATTGTTTGTGCCAACTGCCATTATAATCATGTACCGATGATCTCTAGGACATTTTTTATGGCATAGAATATTCAATGTATAAGCCTTGTAGTATACAATTTTACGTATTTTGGATTTGTGGTGGTACAAAAACGTTAACACCTCAAAAAAACTACCACAAATATTTAATCAGCAGTAGTAGGAAGTCGTTGGCGTGAAGTCGTGAACATATGATTATTATATGAAGTTTAGCAAAAAAATCAAAGTCAGAAATGGAAGCGATAAAACAAGCGCCAAGGAAgcatttaattttatgtttttgtttatgtttatttttatttgttttttttttattattatatcttGATTTTTGCTTCACATCACATATTCACATGCTATTATGCCAACACGAACAAAGcgtgttttattattttattgttttttggcCAATTACTTTATATAACGTAAAATCGTAAatagttttaaaaattaaagcaaTTCGCTTATTGATATTCATATGCTTATGCAGACCAACTTTATGTAAGCTGGCACATTTTGACCAAATTCATTGAATTCTTTAGAATTTCATGTAATATTTGTGGGATTCCATTCACACAATTTTATTTACTGTTAGATAGAATATACGTTTTATTTGATCAATTTAAAAATATGTCGATataattgttaaaaaatattatatacaaaTAACACTACTACCAAAATATTCGTTCATCTTTCATTCTCATCATAAAAATCTATCATAAGAAATAAGGAACTTAATTTCAACATGAATCATTGAAGTTATTAGAGAAgtatgaaaataaaatcaaactcATCAAAACATGAAGAAGAGACTAACCTTGTACATGGCCCTTGGAAAACCATAGAAGTCATAAATGGTTTCGTGGCGGTCAACGATGTTGACCGTGGGGACATCGGTGTCCCAGTGGCCGGAGATGATGAGGATGGAAGAGGGTGTTTGGGGACAAACCTCCTTCCATGACTTCAAGAACTTCCATGCAGGGATTGACTCATCTATGGCAAGTTCTGGTGATCCATGTGATATGTAGAATGTTTCTCTCATTCTCATCAACCCCATAACATTGTTATTGCTGTTATTCTCTTCCACTTCTTCTATTGTTGTATCATTGGAATCACCACTTTCTTTATTCATCATTTCTTTCTTTGGTGTAGAATTACTAGAAGTGTAACACAATCTAAAGATCTTGTTCATTGAAAATACAAGCTATCTAGAAAGAGATAAGCAAAAGAATGAAGgaattatgtatatataaatgtAAGCACTTTGTAATTGTATTCATATCTTATATAATTATAGCTTAAATCCTCAGTGTTTTTGCTTTTGACATTTGACCAATAATTTTCTTAATGATTCTATTGGCCATCATTGATGTTGTGATGACTCTTTCTAGGGAGTAATTTTCAATATGGACCGGCCAGCCATCATTATAGACAAATTAAttcatataattataataaacattattttttatattttgatgtATTGGCACTAAAGATAGATCACACTATCTTACACATTATAATTTAATCAGAAAATgctatttgtatactaaaatcagccaccaatgtatttatgtataaatacatgtatggtttaatttattttcaatgtgtatttatattttagtatgtattttatactggtggctgactttagtaactaattttggtgtacaaataacATAACCCTTATGTTTATCATGCGGTTCTAAGAAATTTTATAAGAAAATAGTTATACTCTTAGTAATATCACAGCATAAGTATTTTATGTAACAATCACCCCTGTTTTTTCcccttgatttatttatttattttttcgttCAACCAAAATGCTTTCTGACAAATAAGATGATAATACATTGGAAAAAAAATTGTGCAACAATGAAAAACTTCTATTTAGCTTCTTCTAATAAGTAAAGGAAAATACATGTCAAAATATCAACAACATTACATATCGAGGAGAAGAAAACAAATAAGATTTCTTTATCAAATTTGCATGATAACGTTAACAACACCGAAATCTTATCCCACTAGCTAATAAAtgtataaattaaattacataaaacaaaaaatattagcGACAACAATAGCATTTTATTCTATTAGGTAAGATTATTTCATGGATTAAAATACACACAATGAAAAAAGTCCATCCAAACACAATTTATTACATAAGTCAGTTCCTTAAATTAAATCACACGTAGATAAGTCAGTTCCCAATCAACACTATTAAGAAGAGCAAGAGCCAGGAACTTCATTAAACTGGTAAGATGAATAAGAGAGACATCCCATTTCAATATTACTGTGAACAACTTTGGCCGTCGGATTCCCACCGGCAGCACCAATGGCAACATGGAGCGGATAAAAGTGCTCCGGCGACGGATGAGCCTTTTTCGGCTGCGGTGCTTTCTTATCCCAATGGTTTATATCATCATAtctaaaatatcaaaatttagtaAATTCATAATTCAATGTATTTAGACATAATTTGCATCAAGATACCTTCAACAGTGAAGGTAACAAATTTCTAAAAGTAAGTTGATAATTAAGactgttagataataatttagtcaaatatgtcAAATTATCTTCTGGTTTTaagttatcaacttcacatgtAAACAATTACATAGAAAAGGGTACCTTCGTTGAAGAAGAGTTGTTTTCAACCAATCATCAAATTCCTGAGCCCATGGAAAGACATCACTGCTTCCATCTCTAATTAACTCTCTCAAATTATGAACTGCACTTCCAGAACCAATTATAAGAACACCTTCATCTTTAAGAGAAGACAATGCTTTTCCCATGTTATAGTGATGAGTTCCATCCATATGAGATTGAACAGATAACTGACATACCGGAATGCTGGCTTCCGGGTACATCAACATCAATGGAACCCAAGCACCATGATCTAGCCCCCTCCTTCTGTCTTCTTCCACCGCGCTGAAGCCGGATTTTTGAAGTAGATCTCTTaccttccttgcaagttgtggagcTCCTGGTGCTGGATACTTAATCTATATGCCAACAGAAGATTAAGATCAATTCATGGCTAACCAAGAACTATGACCAAAAATTGTTCTACTTTGTAGTATCCTTCAAAAGGAGCCAAAAACATAACATGGTTAAGATTAAGAGCTAAGATTCCCCATCACAAAAAGATACCAAATTTTCAATCATTTCTGAAAAAAGAACAACTGAGTATTCTAAATCTGTTCAAGACTTAAAAGATTGTTTGGTCTTTCCCACTGACATCCAGAGACTATATAACCAAGACTTTGA carries:
- the LOC107644681 gene encoding vesicle transport protein SFT2B, giving the protein METMNRAFEKVKIMVGMEVEDEEQRATALDDSSSYAFMDEFNRNCTLSTKQRLYGFAICFSAGLTFTLLSMLVFLKPIKFAVAFTLGNLLSLGSTAFLIGPKRQFTMMLDPVRIYATAIYIASMIIALFCALYVHNKLLTLLAIILEFGALIWYSLSYIPFARSMVSKIMVSCFDTEF
- the LOC107644678 gene encoding extradiol ring-cleavage dioxygenase, producing MNKIFRLCYTSSNSTPKKEMMNKESGDSNDTTIEEVEENNSNNNVMGLMRMRETFYISHGSPELAIDESIPAWKFLKSWKEVCPQTPSSILIISGHWDTDVPTVNIVDRHETIYDFYGFPRAMYKIKYPAPGAPELAKRVKELLTSAGFSRVKEDRRRGLDHGAWVPLFLMYPEADIPVCQLSVSTGRGATYHYNMGKALASLKDEGVLIIGSGSATHNLRAIAPRNTPPAPWASAFMSWLKTSLLDGRFEDVNEYEEKAPYAKMAHPWPDHFFPLHVAMGAAGEKAKAKVIHDSWDGGSMSYASFGFTAADTI
- the LOC107644680 gene encoding extradiol ring-cleavage dioxygenase; translation: MALSLKETFYISHGSPLLAIDDSIEIRKVLKSWKNIFPQTPSAILIISAHWDTRVPSVNIVERNDTIHDFYGFPKPLYQIKYPAPGAPQLARKVRDLLQKSGFSAVEEDRRRGLDHGAWVPLMLMYPEASIPVCQLSVQSHMDGTHHYNMGKALSSLKDEGVLIIGSGSAVHNLRELIRDGSSDVFPWAQEFDDWLKTTLLQRRYDDINHWDKKAPQPKKAHPSPEHFYPLHVAIGAAGGNPTAKVVHSNIEMGCLSYSSYQFNEVPGSCSS